From Erigeron canadensis isolate Cc75 chromosome 8, C_canadensis_v1, whole genome shotgun sequence, one genomic window encodes:
- the LOC122578155 gene encoding erlin-2-B: MDAGTQPPPRRPPMEPLRQQGSGDFTAIITVLFAFIVICSLVLLPSSSPNLKNSLTILHQVPEGHVGVYWLGGALQKTTTTPGFHVKLPLITHYEPVQVTLQTDLVRDIPCGTKGGVMINFDRIEVVNRLKKEAVYETLLNYGVEYDHTWIYDKIHHEINQFCSVHSLQEVYIDMFDQIDETMKDALQADCTRYAPGIEIISVRVTKPRIPESVRRNFEQMEEERTKVLVSVERQRVAEKEAETQKKIAITEAEKNAYVSKIVMEQKLMEKDSLRRQEEISNTMYLAREKSLADAKYYQTMKEAEANKLKLTPQFLELKFIEAISNNTKMFFGNKVPNMVLDQRLLGNFLKEMEGKRNLEA, translated from the exons ATGGACGCCGGAACTCAACCGCCACCACGGCGACCGCCGATGGAACCACTCCGTCAACAAGGAAGCGGAGACTTCACCGCCATTATCACTGTCCTATTTGCCTTCATCGTTATCTGCTCATTG GTTCTGCTTCCGTCTTCATCACCAAACTTAAAGAACAGCTTGACAATCTTACATCAAGTTCCTGAAGGTCATGTTGGGGTTTACTGGCTAGGGGGTGCCCTCCAGAAGACAACTACCACTCCAG GCTTTCATGTGAAGCTACCTCTGATAACTCATTACGAGCCTGTCCAAGTGACCCTTCAGACAGATCTG gTTAGGGATATTCCTTGTGGGACAAAAGGGGGTGTTATGATCAACTTCGACAGGATTGAg GTTGTTAACCGCCTAAAAAAGGAAGCTGTATATGAGACCCTTCTCAACTATGGTGTAGAGTATGACCATACTTGGATATATGACAAAATTCATCACGAGATCAATCAATTTTGTAGCGTTCACTCCCTTCAAGAAGTTTATATAGATATGTTTGATCAG ATTGATGAAACAATGAAAGATGCTCTTCAAGCCGATTGTACGCGCTATGCACCAGGTATCGAAATTATCAGTGTTCGTGTAACAAAGCCTAGAATCCCAGAAAGTGTAAGGAGGAATTTTGAACAGATGGAAGAAGAACGCACTAAG GTATTGGTATCAGTGGAGAGGCAAAGAGTTGCTGAAAAGGAGGCAGAGACACAAAAGAAGATAGCTATTACCGAAGCCGAGAAGAATGCTTATGTTAGCAAGATTGTGATGGAACAGAAGTTGATGGAAAAAGACAGTTTGAGAAGGCAAGAAGAAATTTCTAATACAATGTATCTTGCTCGTGAAAAGAGTTTGGCCGATGCCAAATACTACCA GACCATGAAAGAGGCTGAAGCAAATAAGTTGAAACTTACACCCCAATTTTTGGAGCTTAAGTTCATTGAGGCAATTTCCAATAACACCAAAATGTTCTTCGGAAACAAG GTACCTAACATGGTGTTGGATCAAAGGTTACTTGGAAACTTTCTGAAAGAAATGGAAGGAAAAAGGAACTTGGAAGCATAG